The Metarhizium brunneum chromosome 3, complete sequence DNA window ATTTCGAGCGAGAGGTTGATCACGAAGTGAAGGAAAATATCGGCCCTTGACTCAGGTCCGTCGAGAAGGATGAAGCAGAGGGGTGTATAGGCCGCGCGGGTACCAGGATGCCTTTTATCGCCAGGCGAGAGCCACTAGGGCTTCTATCGGTGGCACGGTGGCAACGGCGTACGAACACGACGAGTGTCGATGGAATAACCTTAAAGCAATCAGGGTCGAGCGGCAAGCAGGagcggtactccgtattgccTACCAAGGCAAGAAAAGGACAGCGTCAAGAGGTGTCTCTGTGCGTGGGTAGGCTGCAGGATTGGGTTGCACTGGCGCGCAAACGCCAAGAAATGCAGTATCACGGCAGGCACGGTTGTTGAACGAGATGAGCGTTGAGTGGGCCAATGATTCGAAGGGCCCCGATGGGGACGATGTGGCAGAATGTCTGTctgcggccgaggcggaatagcaatgtacggagtatgcagCCCTTGTTACGGCATGGAACTGCCAAGAGGGAAGATCATGGCAGAATGTTGGAGGAGAGGCaatgaaagaaaaaggaaatgCTTTGGCAGCTTGGAAGGATGCCGCAGCTTGGTTTCATAGCATTGCTAGTATCTGAAGCCGATGGGGCACGGGAGGCGTTAagaacagaaaaagaaaaatggGGAGCCAGGAATGGCTTAGCCGTCTGGTCTAGTAAGTGGGCTGGCCTGGCTGGGTGTGCTGGTAGCAAGAGCAAGAGCAAAGAGCAAGGCGATGCGCCGATAGGCAACAGCGAACCAGATACATGGACCGAACACGCCCCCACGGCGCCTTTGTCCGGGAGgcgtcaacattgaagtttcATTGACAGCGGCTCGATGCGCTCGATGCGCTGgacggtactccgtaccagctCAGCAGACAGTACTGAGTACACCAGACGctgcctacttaagtaccagGTACGAGCACCGAGGGTACATGTACTGACACTTGACATCAATGATTGATGGCACACTCTGAATTGACAACAGCATTGAACATCTGGTGCAGTGCACTTAACGCTGCGCGTTCCATTCATAacgaaaagaagaagaataaagCAACAAATTTCCCAGCTAGCCGCTTGGctcaccatgacggccaaTTGCCTGCCTCTCGCTGATAAATGATGTCTTTCTGCCCAATCTTGCAGCGTTTTGCAGCATTTCGCTCTTCTTCTGTATCCACCGCCGGTCACGCCATTCAACGCATCAATATCATTTGGCGATTCGGGACAGGTGTGAGACggcccagcccagccgtGAGAGGTCAGGTCTCACACGAGTTCAAGCAGCCAGATCAATCTGACGTGTGGTCGGGCTCCCCCACACTCAATTCAGAATAAACTTCCCTCCTAGCTACTAGTGTGGTGGCATCGCGGCCAAAGTTCATTCCATGGCTCGATCCCCTCGCGAACGCCATAACCGAAACTCAACTCTGGACCGACGTTTGAAGTCTCGTCGTCAACCTGGAATATGTACAATTTCAACCAGGCGCAACCGGGACAAATGCCCGGTGATGCAACTCCCAAACTCCCAGCCACATCGGCCCCATCGCATCGACTTTCCCTGTCGCGCGACCGGGGGGGCCTTGCTATCTCGCCCGTTCCCACATCTTTGAGCTTGCGGTGGCGCAACCTGGCGTCTTGTTTGGGAGTCCGTCGATCCTGTGGATGTGCAGAGGTCGACCACGTGTGGTGCGAGAGGAGGCCGCCGGTTCTCTCCACCGACGCCTCAATCTGCCGCCGAGGCGTCAGTTATTGCGTATGGCGCCTGGCTTCGCGAGAGAACTGGCGATGCTTGCCTTGAGCCGGCTGCGTTCACGCAATTGCAAGGCTGGATGGTGCGTGGTTGGCAGGATGCGTCCTAGAGATGATTCCGGATGGGCTTCCAATGCCAATTGATTCTGACTGCAGGGCACGCCGGCTCGCACAGGGCAGGATTCGACGAGGGCCATCACCTTGAACGCACCATGTTTCCTGCCGGTAGACGCAAATGAATAGTACCGTGGACGCCGTGCCATATGAATCTTGTCGACTTGGGCATCATTTCTCAAAGGAGTAAATTGGCCAAATCAAAGCGCCGCTGCGACAAAAATTACGAGCCGTGCCAACTTCTCTGTAGCGCGTGGCCGATATGCAGCGGCAGGGCGCTCCGAGATAAAGCCACAGACGGACGACACGGCAAGCCAAATGGAAAATTCCTATCAACACCTCGAACCGGAGGGGCGATCCGAACATGGTATGGGCTGGAGATGGATGGCCGCTGGGTTAGACTCTGGTTCTGTCATGGCCGCGTTCAACCCCAGATTGTTTGCCCCCAATgcgatggccttgatgcAGACTTTGCCGAGTGTTCGAAACGCGGGGTTTGCAAGGCTAGCAAATCCAATCtgcagaggaagaaatgCATCAACATCCGGTCGTTGATCGCACGTACATGTTCAGATGGCGGCTCTCGCCTCTCGGGACAAGCACGACAAGCACGACAAGCACCACTCGTGGCTACTCGTGACGCATTCAGTAACCTGCCGAATTGTTTCTAGCCTCAAGTGTGTACATGCGCTAGACCATAGGCAACAAAATGGAATCTGTGTAAACCAGTAGGAAGCGGTGAAGCTCAGCGGCCTCCGGCTCCTCAGTGGTCTGATTGATAAGCGCAAAGCAGATCTAGTTGCATGGACAGGATTAAAGACATCAAGCCACTCAAGGTAGATTTTGCGACTCTCAGATATGGCGCATCACGCCGGCCTCTCGCTCGCTAGGACCCCCAGATTCTTTGCACATCGGAAGAAATTGGACACGCGACATGCCTCCTCATTTCTCTCCAAACCCGTCGCATCACATATCATGTGGATCTTTGCCAagtttcttctcttctcaGTATGCCGTGGGTTCGCCTTGATGTTCTTGCAGACATTGGTTGCGTTCGAACCTCCCCGCACCACGGCGCTATGTGCTGTCCATGAACCTCCACGGCTTGGCACATAATGGTGTTACCCTGAGAGATATCACATGCATTGCTGGACAACGACAGGAGACAGGTTTCATATCCTGAGATGCCGCCCTGCGCCTGTATAGCGACGTCGAGTCAGACAGACTGTACTACCTAGTCCTGTCCTTCTCACAGACTTACACGAGCGGCTGATGACGCCTTCGCTTGTATCACAGCAGCACACAATTTTGTATCAACCTCTTATCTTGACATCTAGCTGCTGGCCAAAACAGGGGACACGACAGATGGAGACCATGATACATATGTGCAAGGGAAAGAGGAATATATCTTGGTTGCCAAGGTACTTGGCGATGCTTACGCCACTATCAAACCCCGATCTGGTGGGTTGCTGAAAACAGCCATGCAGCTGGTTCATATAGGATGAGCTCCGGGACATGCAAATTGCTCTCGATATGCTAGAGTTGTGTAGACGGAACATGTCGCCGTCTGTCAAGTAAACTAGCTGACGTGGGTAGTTCTCGCCGACCCTCGACAGTCCTTCAATGTGACAAGCGACGGCTGGACTGCCGTGTCTTCGATACGCGATGCTACCAAGCAACCGATGTTGCATGTAAACCTTGGGCCATTTCCATCTATCCCAGAATCCTGCTTGAAGCATGCGCACCCGTACTAACTTACCATGCCGCCATCTCTTGAACATGGAAAACTCCGCAGATCAGATCATGCATCATGCCGTCTTCGGTTGGAACTGTCGAACCATGGACAGTTGCAAGATTCTGCAATAGATTCTCACACGGGTAGGTGAGATATCTTGGCCGACGTACCAAGACGAACACTCCCTGTTTGTGTGAGCCGTAACGAACTTTCTGCCGAGCAGCTCGCTTACGCTTTTGCGTTTGGTGGTGACATGAGTAGAAATCTGGCCGCATGGACTAACATTACACACACAGGCCGAGACATCATCGATGCGTCATGCGTCCCCACGCCACGACGACCTCGGTGAGCAAGCTTGCCTACAACCTTATCTCGACTTTGGTTGTCGCCTAGTACGGAGCAGATGGACGGGACGTCGATTCGTTTTACTCGCTGCCATTGGGCTTTGGGTTCAATGCGATCTGGTGGCATCACAACGGCTTCAGAGACATTCTGCCCGATGGGGTACATGCCAGCCCCTTGCGCCGTGTTGGAAGACGAGAAAGCCATTGTTCAGCTAGGAACGGACAATTCCGCGGAGGACAAAGCAATGGCCCAAAGCCTTCATCACGGTGTATAGGCGAATGCGCGGCCCTGCGTTTCCGTTCTCTCATCTCAAAGGACCAGACTGTCGCCTCGGCGTCCAGAAAGAGCCTTGGGCAACCGCGTCAACGTAAAGCCACCCCATATCTTGACTGGTTGAAGGGGTGATGCATGGCTTGACAGTAGTTTGCTCACctggaagaaggaaaagaaagaaaaaaagaggataagaaagaaaaaaattccGGCCATCCATGTCCGTTGGGAAGCAATGCCGAGAATCCTGGCCACCGTCGAGACGATgacattttttttcccacCCAAAGCACAGCCATGATTGAAGTCAGGACCAACATGTCGGCGTCCAACAGACACGGTGAGTCACTTAGCAACGCCAGCTATTGAAACAACGACGAGCATGACGCGGCTTGTTGTCTTGTCTCGACGCCTTTTTGCTAGTTCAAGAGGGCACGGAAAATATTTGATTGGATGCCGTGCCTTTTCGCAGCCTCACTTCCAGCTCTGGCATGCTGGTGGAACATGTGAAGTTGCACAGGTGAGGCGTCTGGTTGACGCTGGCGTCCCGGTTGCGGCAGCGCCCCACTGTGGCCCACTGTCGACGTCGGTGAGGCCCTGAGCCATGAGCGCCGCAAAGCCACTGGGACGGAGTTGTCACAAAATTGCCTGCCCAAGACGTCTATACTTGGAGGCATCAGGCATAAAGTTCCACCAGAAAAGagttttttctttcttgtctggttgttgatgtcgttgtcgttgtcgttgtcgttgctTGTAGTGCCTTGTTGAGAACAGGCATGCATGGGGGCCCTTTTTGCCAGAGCGTTGTGGCAAGTGATTTGTTGGGCAATAGGGGCCGTGTTTTCGCGACatggaacatttgaaccacATAACCAGACTATTGCCGGCCTCGGTTCCCCAGTCGTCGTTGAAGTTTGTCTCCAATCAGCCAGTCGACATTTGCAAACCCAAACTACCGAGTACTGTTAGTATTCGACCACccaaattttttttttacaagACCTTTTCCCAGCTTGCAACCGTCAATTCCTTGTTACAATCCGGTTTCTATCTAGTCtatggcttttttttttttttactttgaTGTCCTGCTCCGCCAATTGTTAGCTTGAGCCCACATTACGCCCCGCTACTCAACACTGCCTAGGGTAGTCACTCCGTACCAAAGTGCAGATTATGCACTGATTCAATTCCAAAACCTCCCCCGCGACAATCCCGTCTCTCTCTTCCCCCCGCTCACAATTCAATATCACCATCCCGGACTTCACGACGGATCGAGTAGATCTGCCATCTCTCCTACAGCGCGACGACGTATGCCCGAGAAAATTGCATGGTGTACACCGAAGCTCTTTTGCGGAAGCGGCTGCGCCATCCGCCCAGGACCGTTGCTTCATTGCTTCGTCCACTTCCGCTGCGGCGATGAGCGGCTCCGATTCGATCCCGGTGACGCCGGGCGACATGGACCCATCCAAAGACGTAGAGTCGTCGACATCTCCTGCATGTGATGGTGATGCAGCTTCTGAACCCGGCTGTGCCAACGAGTCGGTGCCTGAAGAACCATGTGCCGCGGACAAGCCCAAGCGAATGCCGTCGCTGCGGTCCGTATCCGACCCGCGGAACATGAACTCGAATTCAACATCCATGGGATTGTTGGGGAGAGCGCGAAACCCGTCAAACACCCCGCCGACTCTTGCTACTGGCGCAGGTGGCGTCATGAACAACGATGTCATGGCGAGAGCACGGGCTCTTCATCAATCACGCATGGGCAGGTCGCCCATAGCCAGTTCCCCAaactcgccgtcgccctcctTCCCAGGCCCCGGTCGAAACGGGTTTGCCTTGGCAATGCCAGCAGCTGCAATGCACCGGCCAAGCCCTGTGCCGCATCCGAATTCGGATCCCGTGGTGCCGAAACCGTCCCTGAGCCAGAGAAGATTCGGCATGAAGCTGTCCGATATGGGCGCCGGGACCTCGACGCAGCCCCCCTCCGGCCTCAGGAGGGCCGGTGCTCCCAAacttgctgacatggaggtCGGTGCGCCAGGCGGCCAACAAAAGCCCAACGGATCCGGTCTCGGGTCGAAACTGGACGACTTTAAGAAATACATTGATGCTGAGAAGGGCTGGATCACGTTTGACGGAGCCGCCACCATTACCAAAACTGGCGTCAATTTTGCCAGCGGGCAAACATTCACCATTTCTCTCGACGAGGTGCAAATACTCGACGAGTTGGGCAAGGGCAACTACGGCACCGTCTACAAAGTCAAGCATGCCAAACCGTCAGCTCCACGATTTGGACATGGCCTATCGGGCGTGCGGCTACCACACTCGCTTTCAGATACGGTTGTGGACACTCAGGAGACAAAGGCAGCCGCAACCGCCGGCGAGGCCTCGTCTCCAGACAGCGGTAATGGCAGTGACAGCACGACCGGTAAGCTGATGGCAATGAAGGAGATTCGACTGGAGCTTGACGACGC harbors:
- the wis1 gene encoding Protein kinase wis1, with protein sequence MSGSDSIPVTPGDMDPSKDVESSTSPACDGDAASEPGCANESVPEEPCAADKPKRMPSLRSVSDPRNMNSNSTSMGLLGRARNPSNTPPTLATGAGGVMNNDVMARARALHQSRMGRSPIASSPNSPSPSFPGPGRNGFALAMPAAAMHRPSPVPHPNSDPVVPKPSLSQRRFGMKLSDMGAGTSTQPPSGLRRAGAPKLADMEVGAPGGQQKPNGSGLGSKLDDFKKYIDAEKGWITFDGAATITKTGVNFASGQTFTISLDEVQILDELGKGNYGTVYKVKHAKPSAPRFGHGLSGVRLPHSLSDTVVDTQETKAAATAGEASSPDSGNGSDSTTGKLMAMKEIRLELDDAKFSTILKELVILHECVSPYIIDFYGAFFQEGAVYICIEYMDGGSIDKLYAGGIPENVLRKITYSTVMGLKSLKDEHNIIHRDVKPTNILVNTRGQVKICDFGVSGNLVASIAKTNIGCQSYMAPERISGGAMAPTGSSDGTYSVQSDIWSLGLTIIECAMGRYPYPPEVSSTIFSQLNAIVEGDPPDLPKEGYSETAQNFVASCLHKMPKMRATYAMLLNHPWLQPFSKPKTITEEVEEGEEAEKAAEAVGNLQLGGGDTEDADVAAWVKGVLEGGKDKSGDGSRPALHAVPLDSVSPSSSPPLNRKP